CTGATCGCTATAATGACAAAAACCATCTGCACAGTCGCCAGAAGCAGAATCACACCATTTCCCAGAAATGCATAGCTGAAATGTGGTGACTCTATGGTTGCCAGATAGCTGAGAAAGTAACCCGCCGACAGCATAATAGCCGCCATGCTCACAGCAAGAATGTCAAAAACCAGCGCTGCTATCTGCCTTTTCCCAAGACACCCGACAGACACCATCAGTAAGATTGCCGGCGTAAAATACTGCACTAACAGACAGAAAAAAAACGATAACACAATATTGATAAGTATCTCTCCACCCTCAGCCGGTTTTGTAAACGCATCTGCAATCACCATTCCGGCACAGGTCAGTCCTGTCAGTATATATAATATCTTTTTTAACGCTGCATAATCTGATCCCATTTTCACTCTTCTCCCCATAACCAATCATACATTTTCCAGTATCTGTTTCTGCACTTTTTTGCTGAAACTGTGCAATACGGTATCATATGCAAAATCTATCATATTATAAAGTTCCTTCTCCGGGAAATCATCCAGATAGATCGTATTCCAGTAAGGTTTCTGAACCCTTGAACAATGATACCCTTCCACGATCTTATCCGGATAGACCATCCGGTAAAACTGTGCTGCATCTGCCGTACATTTTAATGTAATTTTATAGTTTTCCTCATCCGGATATAACTGCGCAAATATTTTATCATTCAGTTTGTAGCAGACCGGCACTTTCCCAAACGGGTATGTTTCACATGCCTTGTGCTTACTGAGACAATATGCTTTGATATCTTCTGCCGTCATATATTTCGCCTCTTATTTCTGTTTTTCTCTAATTCCCATTGTAATTCCTGCTCACATATTCTTTAATTGCCTCGCTGTCCTCCGGCATTCTGCATCCAACGATGAATTCACCCTCATTGTTGGAGCTTCGGATCACGCAGCCGGTCAGCGGCTTATTTCCGATCACTGCAAAATCTTTCACATCCAGCTGGACATTTCTACCTTTCTGGCTTGCAAAAACGTTATCACGCACAGAAAATGCAAAACCGTTTGCACTGATATTTACCATTTTTCCGGAATATGTTTTATCTGTTCCTTCTAAGCGGATGGTACATGCATTAGAGATCGGCATACGAGGATATTTTCTTCGGTTATATACCTTCGGATTGGATTCAATATGCAGTTTATACTGACCTTTTTCACCCTGTCTGACCGGATGGATCTCAATATCATCCCAGTAATACAAGACATTGTCAACTACAATATGCAGTTTACATAACTCATGTTTATTCTTTTTATCAACAAAGTCTTTCACTCCATTTTCTGCGGTTACAAAGAGATCTTTGCCACTGCAGTCCACAACTTCGCCGGCATACTCTTTTTTACTGCTGTCATCATTTAATGCAATCGTAATCTTCATGCCAGGTTTTACATCCTGTACGCCCATGAATCCGCCGACGCCGAGTTCTTCCATAAGTTTGCCGACAACACTCTCGATATCAAGCGCACTCTTTGCACTCGCCTCGTATTTGCTCAGCATCGTCTTGGTTGTCAGTTCCGCACCACTGATGCTCTGTGTCATCACTTCCATGACTTCGCCGACCTGATGCATATTGTCCGTCAGTGTCTGGTTGGATGTCTCCACTTCTTTGACTGCGCTGTCTACGACCTTGATGTTTTCGCCAAGGCTTGTCGCATCGTTTGTAATATTTGTCACACTCTGGTTGACATTCGATACTTTTTCAATATTGACCTGGATCAGTTCCACGGTCTCTGAGATGGACTTCATCATCTTCTCGGAAATTGCTTCGAGTCTTGACAATGCTTCCATAATACTGTTGGAGGAAGCCTGTGTTCCACTGCTCAGCTCGCGAATCTCATTGGCAACTACCGCAAATCCCTTGCCGGCTTCTCCGGCTCTCGCTGCCTCGATGGATGCATTTAAAGCAAGTAAATTTGTCTTTGAAGTGATACCTTCAATCGTACTGGTCTCTTCTTTTACATTCTTAAACTCAGCCTTAAAGTCCTCAAGCACCTGCTCTACTTCTTTGGAAAGTGTCGCCATCTTATTGGTGATCTCCACCACCTCAACCAGCTCTTCCGCGCTGATATTGGCATGATCCACCGATGCCCCGATGAGCTGTACCACCTGCTCCATGAGTCCTGCAACATTTTTTACCTGCGTATCGATCACATTGGTCATCTCGACGGAGGAAAGTGTCTTATCATTAAGCACTTCGTTATTGTCTGCAAGATTTTTCATATCTTTCATTACATCATTGGCACCGGTACGGTTCTCGTCTGCAAGCTCTCTCACAACCGTCACACCATCCACGATCTCATTGCTCGCGCCCTTAACCTGCTCTACGGTCTTTACGACGCGCGCAAGATTGGATTTAATGGATGCCGTCAGTGCACCATCCGATTGTACCAGATGGGCGATTGCCATATTGGTACAGGCATAA
The Roseburia rectibacter DNA segment above includes these coding regions:
- a CDS encoding MmcQ/YjbR family DNA-binding protein translates to MTAEDIKAYCLSKHKACETYPFGKVPVCYKLNDKIFAQLYPDEENYKITLKCTADAAQFYRMVYPDKIVEGYHCSRVQKPYWNTIYLDDFPEKELYNMIDFAYDTVLHSFSKKVQKQILENV
- a CDS encoding methyl-accepting chemotaxis protein; its protein translation is MQDYDESFFIAKANKRASITWFVLLLIASVFYGIKVGRGQLKEAYFAGFFVAGWLSYLGGRILLRFKHADSLRYKWVVGLGYLIFYAVIAWTSLDEVSYVFILPLVCILILYKDPKFIRTMMGITLFVLISSNLYKGLAKGMMDFVASEECVLQFAIVICCYACTNMAIAHLVQSDGALTASIKSNLARVVKTVEQVKGASNEIVDGVTVVRELADENRTGANDVMKDMKNLADNNEVLNDKTLSSVEMTNVIDTQVKNVAGLMEQVVQLIGASVDHANISAEELVEVVEITNKMATLSKEVEQVLEDFKAEFKNVKEETSTIEGITSKTNLLALNASIEAARAGEAGKGFAVVANEIRELSSGTQASSNSIMEALSRLEAISEKMMKSISETVELIQVNIEKVSNVNQSVTNITNDATSLGENIKVVDSAVKEVETSNQTLTDNMHQVGEVMEVMTQSISGAELTTKTMLSKYEASAKSALDIESVVGKLMEELGVGGFMGVQDVKPGMKITIALNDDSSKKEYAGEVVDCSGKDLFVTAENGVKDFVDKKNKHELCKLHIVVDNVLYYWDDIEIHPVRQGEKGQYKLHIESNPKVYNRRKYPRMPISNACTIRLEGTDKTYSGKMVNISANGFAFSVRDNVFASQKGRNVQLDVKDFAVIGNKPLTGCVIRSSNNEGEFIVGCRMPEDSEAIKEYVSRNYNGN